From Solidesulfovibrio sp., a single genomic window includes:
- a CDS encoding molybdopterin-dependent aldehyde oxidoreductase: MLEKILVVNGFERKLVVDPDAFLSDVLRDQLHLIGTKVGCGKGQCGACSVIIDGKVVRACITKIRRLADYASVTTIEGLGNQANLHPLQIAWVAHGAAQCGFCTPGFILSAKALLDENPKPTREQVRDWFQKHKNVCRCTGFIPLVDAVMDAAKVLRGEMTLDINHNMPADGNIFGSRAPRPSGVAKVMGQWLFGDDQKLMLPPGTLHLAIVEARVSHANIKGVDYAEALTMPGVHSVITAKDVKGKNRITGLITFPTNKGDGWDRPILCDTKVFQYGDAIALVAADSEANARAAAEKVKVDLEVLPAYMSAPAAMAEDAIEIHPGTPNAYYEQNHAKGADVAPFFSDPSKYEVMGGDYYTQRQPHLPIEPDVGYAFYDEDGILRIYSKSIGLYLHLYMIAPGLGVEPDKIALIQLPTGGTFGYKFSPTMEALVGAATMATGRPCHLHYNYAQQQYYTGKRSPFWTKGKIAVDKATKKIVASEMEWIVDHGPYSEFGDLLTLRGSQYWMAGYGIPNMRAKGYCVATNHGWGSAFRGYGSPEIMFPSECLMDEMAEKLGMDPLEFRYVNVYRPGDTTPTDQVPDSWTLPEMIEILRPKYKEAMANAKKNSTATHKKGVGVAIGIYGSGLDGPDSAGADAELNPDGTVTVFNTWQDHGQGSDAGTLGFAHETLKPLGLKACQIKLVLNDTSKCPNSGPAGGSRSNVVVGNAIINGCKQLVDAMRKPDGTFRTYDEMVKEGIKTKYNGAWTAPAKDCDANGLGSPFCCYMYGLFMAEVTVELATGKTQVDKMTLVEDIGTINNRQTVDGQNWGGLAQGIGLALSEDFEDIKKHSSLAGAGVPYIHDIPDAMELIYVESPREHGPYGNSGVGEVPLCGPHPAIINAIYNACGVRIRHLPAYPEKVLAGLKALGK; encoded by the coding sequence ATGCTGGAAAAAATCCTCGTCGTGAACGGTTTTGAGCGTAAGCTCGTCGTCGACCCGGATGCCTTCCTGTCCGACGTGCTGCGCGACCAGTTGCATCTGATCGGTACCAAGGTCGGTTGCGGCAAGGGTCAGTGCGGCGCCTGCTCGGTCATCATCGACGGCAAGGTGGTGCGCGCCTGCATCACCAAGATCCGCCGCCTGGCCGACTACGCGAGCGTCACCACCATCGAGGGTCTGGGCAACCAGGCCAACCTGCACCCGCTCCAGATCGCCTGGGTGGCGCACGGCGCGGCCCAGTGCGGCTTCTGCACCCCGGGCTTCATCCTGTCCGCCAAGGCCCTTCTGGACGAGAATCCCAAGCCCACCCGCGAGCAGGTGCGCGACTGGTTCCAGAAACATAAGAACGTCTGCCGCTGCACCGGCTTCATCCCGCTGGTCGACGCCGTCATGGACGCCGCCAAGGTGCTGCGCGGCGAGATGACCCTCGACATCAACCACAACATGCCCGCCGACGGCAACATTTTCGGTTCGCGCGCCCCGCGTCCCTCCGGTGTGGCCAAGGTCATGGGCCAATGGCTGTTCGGCGACGACCAGAAGCTCATGCTGCCCCCGGGCACGCTGCACCTGGCCATTGTCGAAGCGCGCGTCTCCCACGCCAACATCAAGGGCGTCGACTACGCCGAAGCCCTCACGATGCCCGGTGTCCACAGCGTCATCACGGCCAAGGACGTCAAGGGCAAAAACCGCATCACCGGCCTGATCACCTTCCCCACCAACAAGGGTGACGGTTGGGATCGCCCGATCCTGTGCGACACCAAGGTATTCCAGTACGGCGACGCCATCGCCCTGGTCGCGGCCGATTCCGAGGCCAACGCCCGCGCCGCCGCCGAGAAGGTGAAGGTCGACCTGGAAGTCCTGCCGGCCTACATGAGCGCCCCGGCGGCCATGGCCGAAGACGCCATCGAGATCCACCCCGGCACCCCCAACGCCTACTACGAGCAGAACCACGCCAAGGGCGCCGACGTGGCGCCGTTCTTCAGCGACCCGTCGAAGTACGAAGTCATGGGCGGCGACTACTACACTCAGCGTCAGCCGCACCTGCCCATCGAGCCTGATGTCGGCTACGCCTTCTACGACGAGGACGGCATCCTGCGCATCTACTCCAAGTCCATCGGTCTGTACCTGCACTTGTACATGATCGCTCCGGGCCTGGGCGTCGAGCCGGACAAGATCGCCCTGATCCAGCTGCCCACCGGCGGCACCTTCGGCTACAAGTTCAGCCCGACCATGGAAGCGCTGGTCGGCGCCGCCACCATGGCCACCGGCCGCCCCTGCCACCTGCACTACAACTACGCCCAGCAGCAGTACTACACCGGCAAGCGCTCCCCGTTCTGGACCAAGGGCAAGATCGCCGTGGACAAGGCGACCAAGAAGATCGTCGCCTCCGAAATGGAATGGATCGTGGACCACGGCCCCTACTCCGAGTTCGGCGACCTGCTGACGCTGCGCGGCTCCCAGTACTGGATGGCCGGCTACGGCATCCCGAACATGCGCGCCAAGGGCTATTGCGTGGCCACCAACCACGGCTGGGGTTCGGCCTTCCGCGGCTACGGCTCGCCGGAGATCATGTTCCCCTCCGAGTGCCTCATGGACGAGATGGCCGAAAAGCTCGGCATGGATCCCCTGGAATTCCGGTATGTGAACGTGTACCGCCCGGGTGACACCACCCCGACCGACCAGGTGCCCGATTCCTGGACCCTGCCCGAGATGATCGAGATCCTGCGGCCCAAGTACAAGGAAGCCATGGCCAACGCCAAGAAGAACTCCACCGCCACGCATAAGAAGGGCGTGGGCGTGGCCATCGGCATCTACGGTTCCGGCCTGGACGGCCCCGACTCCGCCGGCGCCGACGCCGAACTCAATCCCGACGGCACCGTCACCGTCTTCAACACCTGGCAGGATCACGGCCAGGGCTCCGACGCCGGCACGCTGGGCTTCGCCCATGAGACCCTCAAGCCCTTGGGACTCAAGGCCTGCCAGATCAAGCTCGTGCTCAACGACACCAGCAAGTGCCCGAACTCCGGCCCGGCCGGCGGTTCCCGCTCCAACGTCGTGGTCGGCAACGCCATCATCAACGGCTGCAAGCAGCTCGTCGATGCCATGCGCAAGCCCGACGGCACCTTCCGCACCTACGACGAAATGGTCAAGGAAGGCATCAAGACCAAGTACAACGGCGCCTGGACCGCTCCGGCCAAGGACTGCGACGCCAACGGCCTGGGCAGCCCCTTCTGCTGCTACATGTACGGCCTGTTCATGGCCGAGGTCACGGTGGAGCTCGCCACCGGCAAGACGCAAGTCGACAAGATGACCCTGGTCGAGGACATCGGCACCATCAACAACCGCCAGACCGTCGACGGCCAGAACTGGGGCGGCTTGGCCCAGGGCATCGGCCTGGCCCTGTCCGAGGACTTCGAGGACATCAAGAAGCACTCGTCGCTGGCCGGCGCCGGTGTGCCCTACATCCACGACATCCCGGACGCCATGGAGCTCATCTACGTGGAATCCCCGCGTGAGCATGGCCCCTACGGCAACTCCGGCGTCGGCGAAGTGCCCCTGTGCGGTCCGCACCCGGCCATCATCAACGCCATCTACAACGCCTGCGGCGTGCGCATCCGCCACCTGCCGGCCTACCCCGAAAAGGTGCTCGCCGGCCTCAAGGCCCTTGGCAAGTAA
- a CDS encoding molybdopterin-binding protein gives MRSVPVEQAQGMVLCHDITRIVPGEGKGPAFRKGHVIEADDIPTLLRLGKEHIYVWDLAEGLVHEDDAAARIARAVAGEGTTLTQPCEGRINLLADRRGLLKIKADALRRLNSIDEVTIATIHGDIAVSPGQMLAGTRVVPLVVAAARLEAVEAVTAQTGPVVSVLPFRPLRVGVVTTGGEVYHGRIKDKFGPVLRKKFDDLGCTVFRQVIVPDDRDMTVRAIRQLLAEGAEMIAVTGGMSVDPDDLSPSSIRAAGGEVVTYGSPTFPGAMFMLAAIGEVPVVGLPGCVMYHKASIFDLTVPRLVAGEKLTKADIVELGHGGLCAMCPECRYPLCGFGKH, from the coding sequence ATGCGCAGCGTTCCCGTCGAACAGGCCCAAGGCATGGTCCTGTGCCACGACATCACCCGCATCGTCCCCGGCGAGGGCAAGGGTCCGGCCTTCCGCAAGGGGCATGTCATCGAGGCGGACGACATCCCGACGCTGCTGCGCCTGGGCAAGGAACACATCTACGTCTGGGACCTGGCCGAGGGGCTGGTCCACGAGGACGACGCCGCGGCGCGCATCGCCAGGGCCGTGGCCGGGGAGGGCACGACGCTGACCCAGCCCTGCGAGGGCCGCATCAACCTGCTGGCCGACCGCCGGGGGCTTTTGAAAATCAAGGCGGACGCGCTGCGCCGGCTCAATTCCATCGACGAAGTGACCATCGCCACCATCCACGGCGACATCGCGGTTTCCCCGGGCCAGATGCTGGCCGGCACACGGGTGGTGCCGCTGGTGGTGGCCGCCGCCCGACTGGAGGCGGTGGAGGCGGTGACGGCGCAGACCGGGCCGGTGGTTTCGGTGCTGCCGTTTCGGCCGCTTCGGGTCGGCGTGGTCACCACCGGCGGCGAGGTCTACCACGGCCGGATCAAGGACAAGTTCGGGCCGGTGTTGCGCAAGAAGTTCGACGACCTGGGTTGTACGGTCTTCCGCCAGGTCATCGTGCCCGACGACAGGGACATGACCGTGCGGGCCATCCGGCAGCTTTTGGCAGAAGGCGCCGAGATGATCGCGGTCACGGGCGGCATGTCCGTGGACCCCGACGACCTCTCCCCGTCGTCCATCCGGGCCGCCGGCGGCGAGGTGGTCACCTATGGCTCGCCCACGTTTCCCGGGGCCATGTTCATGCTGGCCGCCATCGGCGAGGTCCCGGTGGTGGGGCTGCCGGGCTGCGTGATGTACCACAAGGCCAGCATTTTCGACCTGACGGTGCCGCGCCTGGTGGCCGGCGAGAAGCTGACCAAGGCCGACATCGTGGAACTCGGGCATGGCGGGCTTTGCGCCATGTGCCCGGAATGCCGCTATCCGCTGTGCGGATTCGGCAAGCATTAG
- a CDS encoding sigma-54 dependent transcriptional regulator yields MNNPYCVLVVDDEPSIGKLLLKEFTTPARTVHVAGCAREARELLAKNEYDVAVLDIRLPDANGIELMVELRTRQEDLETILVTGHGAIDTAVEAMKLGAFDYVTKPFNLAELELLIERAYQRTFLRRENRRLRHFQGQTPPVKLVGNSSAMSQVRYLIEKVAPTEVPVLITGESGAGKEVAAHLIQSLSKRADKPFFIKNCATLQKELARSELFGHLRGSFTGAVENSEGFMAFANKGTLFLDEIGELPIEVQAALLRVLENKTYRRVGEKEERRADIRLIFATNRELVKEVAEGRFHEALFHRINVFNIEMPALRERREDIPLLVEFFLSRLTAGQAPYRIADRAMKCLTSYDWPGNVRELRNVMERSIILSENNLITEHALPREFLEPARAEEEILTLEAKEKEHIAKVLNFYDNNRSLAAEALGICRKTLYRKIRQYNLF; encoded by the coding sequence GTGAATAATCCCTATTGCGTCCTCGTCGTCGACGACGAACCCTCCATCGGCAAGCTCCTGCTTAAGGAATTCACCACGCCGGCCCGCACGGTCCACGTGGCCGGATGCGCCCGCGAAGCCCGGGAGCTTCTGGCCAAAAACGAATACGACGTGGCGGTCCTGGACATCCGCCTGCCCGACGCCAACGGCATCGAGCTCATGGTGGAGCTGCGCACCCGCCAGGAGGACCTGGAGACCATCCTCGTCACCGGCCACGGCGCCATCGACACCGCCGTGGAAGCCATGAAGCTCGGGGCCTTCGACTACGTGACCAAGCCCTTCAACCTGGCCGAGCTGGAACTGCTCATCGAGCGGGCCTACCAGCGCACCTTCCTGCGCCGCGAAAACCGGCGGCTGCGCCACTTCCAGGGCCAGACCCCGCCGGTCAAGCTCGTCGGCAACTCCTCGGCCATGAGCCAGGTGCGCTACCTCATCGAAAAGGTCGCCCCGACCGAAGTGCCGGTGCTGATCACCGGCGAGTCCGGCGCGGGCAAGGAGGTGGCCGCCCACCTCATCCAGTCCCTGTCCAAACGGGCGGACAAGCCGTTTTTCATCAAGAACTGCGCCACGCTGCAAAAGGAGCTGGCCCGAAGCGAACTGTTCGGCCACCTGCGCGGCTCGTTTACGGGCGCCGTGGAAAACAGCGAAGGCTTCATGGCCTTCGCCAACAAGGGAACGCTGTTTCTCGACGAGATCGGCGAGCTGCCCATCGAGGTCCAGGCGGCGCTGCTGCGCGTGCTCGAAAACAAGACCTACCGCCGGGTGGGGGAGAAGGAGGAGCGCCGCGCCGACATCCGGCTCATTTTCGCCACCAACCGCGAGCTGGTCAAGGAGGTGGCCGAGGGCCGGTTCCACGAGGCGCTGTTCCACCGCATCAACGTCTTCAACATCGAGATGCCGGCCCTGCGCGAGCGCCGGGAGGACATCCCGCTGCTGGTGGAATTTTTCCTCTCGCGCCTGACCGCCGGCCAGGCGCCCTACCGCATCGCCGACCGGGCCATGAAGTGCCTGACCAGCTACGACTGGCCGGGCAACGTCCGGGAACTGCGCAACGTCATGGAGCGCTCGATCATCCTCTCGGAAAACAACCTCATCACCGAACACGCCCTGCCGCGCGAATTCCTGGAGCCGGCCAGGGCCGAGGAAGAGATCCTGACCCTCGAGGCCAAGGAGAAGGAACACATCGCGAAAGTGCTCAACTTCTACGACAACAACCGATCCCTGGCCGCCGAGGCGCTGGGCATCTGCCGCAAGACCCTCTACCGCAAGATCCGCCAGTACAACCTGTTCTAG
- a CDS encoding ATP-binding protein encodes MDGIMASPEHKEHPGPGTSPPARGEVGLVPGTLRTLPLRRLPLDVARDGRESFMMPSRLRACPYPTAEIAIPAEAPPQPTTLEDLIGIEHSKLGFYQELRQKVQELREAHEESELRRQEIAAILDGITDIMMVLTKDLRIISVNHVFHELFNVPHPEGQHCYRLFRDAGRPCPECPAHRSFQSNAVCRCMGTFKIGGVVRQFEMVASPIHNPDSPESRILIFKRDVTMEQEYQAKYYQAEKMATIGMLAAGVAHEINNPLTAVYGLAEGIRRRLPVIREAVDDPLFGDVAEYTETILMECRRCRDIVRSMLSFSRPHTLAFSPVCLNEVVTDTLSILRGHLEERGEQGLRLTVNLFPNLPTVPGDEAQLKQVLLNILVNSMDAIDGEGEITITTHPENDNTVNLSVEDTGCGIPPENMDKLFNPFFTTKPVGKGIGIGLAACYGIVREHHGVIEVASEVGLGTHFTVKLPLDSGQFSE; translated from the coding sequence ATGGACGGCATCATGGCCTCCCCGGAACACAAGGAGCACCCCGGACCTGGAACGTCCCCCCCCGCCAGGGGAGAGGTCGGCCTGGTGCCCGGGACCCTGCGCACCCTGCCACTGCGCCGCCTGCCCTTGGACGTGGCCCGGGACGGACGCGAATCCTTCATGATGCCCTCGCGCCTTCGGGCCTGCCCCTATCCCACGGCCGAGATCGCGATCCCGGCCGAGGCCCCGCCCCAGCCCACGACGCTCGAGGACCTCATCGGCATCGAGCACAGCAAGCTGGGGTTCTACCAGGAACTGCGCCAGAAGGTGCAGGAACTGCGCGAGGCCCACGAGGAATCGGAGCTGCGCCGCCAGGAGATCGCCGCCATCCTCGACGGCATCACCGACATCATGATGGTGCTGACCAAGGACCTGCGCATCATCTCGGTCAACCACGTCTTCCACGAACTGTTCAACGTGCCCCACCCCGAGGGCCAGCACTGTTACCGGCTTTTCCGCGACGCCGGCCGTCCCTGCCCGGAATGCCCGGCCCATCGCTCGTTTCAGTCCAACGCCGTGTGCCGCTGCATGGGCACCTTCAAGATCGGCGGGGTGGTGCGCCAGTTCGAGATGGTGGCCTCGCCCATCCACAACCCCGACAGCCCCGAATCGCGCATCCTGATCTTCAAGCGCGACGTGACCATGGAGCAGGAATACCAGGCCAAGTACTACCAGGCCGAGAAGATGGCCACCATCGGCATGCTGGCCGCGGGCGTGGCCCACGAGATCAACAATCCCCTGACGGCCGTCTACGGCCTGGCCGAGGGCATCCGCCGCCGCCTGCCGGTCATCCGCGAGGCCGTGGACGATCCGCTTTTCGGCGACGTGGCCGAATACACCGAGACCATCCTCATGGAATGCCGGCGCTGCCGCGACATCGTGCGCTCCATGCTCTCGTTCTCCCGGCCCCATACCCTGGCCTTCTCGCCGGTGTGCCTCAACGAGGTGGTCACGGATACCCTAAGCATCCTGCGCGGGCATCTCGAGGAACGCGGCGAGCAGGGCCTGCGCCTCACCGTCAACCTGTTTCCCAACCTGCCCACCGTGCCTGGCGACGAGGCCCAGCTCAAGCAGGTGCTCCTCAACATCCTGGTCAACTCCATGGACGCCATCGACGGCGAGGGCGAAATCACCATCACCACCCATCCCGAGAACGACAACACCGTCAACCTGTCCGTGGAGGATACCGGCTGCGGCATCCCGCCGGAGAACATGGACAAGCTCTTCAACCCGTTTTTCACCACCAAGCCCGTGGGCAAGGGCATCGGCATCGGCCTGGCCGCCTGCTACGGCATCGTGCGCGAGCACCATGGCGTCATCGAGGTGGCCAGCGAAGTCGGCCTCGGCACGCATTTCACCGTGAAACTTCCCTTGGACAGCGGCCAATTCAGTGAATAA
- a CDS encoding ferritin family protein: protein MAQFFSASDIVGTAVEIERRGRNVYTQAAAAATNPDVKRFLEFFAGEEARHQAIFEAMAGRIAKIEIPAGSDEQEYMDYVQALLDSHALFCGGAPEKDLADAADAIAAIELASRFEKDTILYFREMMDLLPPAESGIVKQCLDEERGHLRQLRGMLATLKRKA from the coding sequence ATGGCACAATTTTTTTCCGCCAGCGATATCGTGGGCACCGCCGTGGAGATCGAGCGCCGGGGCCGCAACGTCTACACCCAGGCCGCGGCCGCCGCGACCAATCCGGACGTCAAGCGGTTCCTGGAGTTCTTTGCCGGCGAGGAGGCCCGCCATCAGGCCATCTTCGAGGCCATGGCCGGGCGCATCGCCAAAATCGAGATTCCGGCCGGCAGCGACGAACAGGAATACATGGACTATGTCCAGGCCCTGCTCGATTCCCACGCCCTTTTCTGCGGGGGCGCCCCGGAAAAAGACCTGGCCGACGCGGCCGACGCCATCGCGGCCATCGAACTGGCCAGCCGGTTCGAGAAGGACACCATCCTCTACTTCCGCGAGATGATGGACCTGCTGCCGCCGGCCGAATCCGGCATCGTCAAACAGTGCCTGGACGAGGAACGCGGCCACCTGCGCCAGCTGCGCGGCATGCTGGCCACCCTCAAACGCAAGGCGTAA
- a CDS encoding FAD/NAD(P)-binding protein codes for MTDPFNPYLPEVATVLETVQETHNIKTFRVRFDDEAKMAAFTFEPGQVGQLSAPGIGESTFVINSPPTRMDYLQFSVMRAGEVTTMLHGLSAGDKVGVRAPLGKPFPYEEMKGKDIVFVGGGIGMAPLRTLFLYMLDNRADYGNITLLYGARSPGDMAFSAELPEWTSRTDINTTLTIDREAEGWEHKVGLIPNVLLELAPSPKGAVAITCGPPIMIKFTLEALKKLEFADEQIYTTLEKRMKCGIGICGRCNIGSSYVCVDGPVYSYAQLKALPNEL; via the coding sequence ATGACCGATCCGTTCAATCCCTATCTGCCGGAAGTGGCCACCGTCCTGGAGACCGTCCAGGAGACCCACAACATCAAGACCTTCCGGGTGCGCTTCGACGACGAGGCCAAGATGGCCGCCTTCACGTTCGAGCCCGGCCAGGTGGGCCAATTGTCCGCCCCGGGCATCGGCGAATCCACCTTCGTCATCAACTCGCCCCCCACCCGCATGGACTACCTGCAATTCTCGGTCATGCGGGCCGGCGAGGTGACCACCATGCTCCACGGCCTGTCCGCCGGCGACAAGGTGGGCGTGCGGGCGCCGCTCGGCAAGCCGTTCCCCTACGAGGAAATGAAGGGCAAGGACATCGTGTTCGTCGGCGGCGGCATCGGCATGGCCCCGCTGCGCACGCTGTTCCTGTACATGCTCGACAACCGGGCCGATTACGGCAACATCACGCTGCTGTACGGCGCGCGTTCGCCGGGCGACATGGCCTTCTCGGCCGAGCTGCCGGAGTGGACTTCGCGCACGGACATCAACACCACCCTGACCATCGACCGCGAGGCCGAGGGGTGGGAACACAAGGTGGGGCTTATCCCCAACGTGCTGCTGGAACTGGCTCCCTCGCCCAAGGGCGCGGTGGCCATCACCTGCGGCCCGCCGATCATGATCAAGTTCACCCTGGAAGCGCTCAAAAAGCTCGAGTTCGCCGACGAGCAGATCTACACCACGCTGGAAAAACGCATGAAATGCGGCATCGGCATCTGCGGGCGCTGCAACATCGGTTCGAGCTACGTCTGCGTGGACGGCCCGGTGTACTCCTACGCCCAGCTCAAGGCCCTGCCCAACGAATTGTAA
- a CDS encoding 4Fe-4S dicluster domain-containing protein, producing MAAVKYIASEKLPDWLKSLAEKSRVLVPVAEGGGVVFRPYAPGCQPVFGSDATAPPKGSVFPACQELFRYERGKDAEDPGKGTLKLLPATEAEPTVVFGAKPCGARGFLIFDRVYMGKKFPDPYYINAREATVFVTMACSTANVENTCFCHWVGSGPADGAGSDVLLTPVAGGYTAEALTDKGAALLESPVLSDGAAKAAEADSVKAAAREALGEAPDISTSPAALLAAFDDMDFWRDQSDKCVSCGACTYLCPTCYCFTITDEPTGQSGRRMRSWDACMHFQFTLEASGHNPRPTKAHRLKNRVGHKFSYYPTLHEGIIACCGCGRCIKSCPVSVDIREIVQNAVARAKG from the coding sequence ATGGCCGCTGTCAAATATATCGCGAGCGAAAAGCTCCCCGATTGGCTCAAGTCCCTGGCCGAGAAAAGCCGGGTGCTCGTCCCTGTCGCGGAAGGCGGCGGCGTGGTGTTCCGGCCCTACGCGCCGGGCTGCCAGCCCGTCTTCGGTTCCGACGCCACGGCCCCGCCCAAGGGTTCCGTCTTCCCGGCCTGCCAGGAACTGTTCCGCTACGAGCGGGGCAAGGACGCCGAGGACCCGGGCAAGGGCACCCTCAAACTGCTCCCCGCCACCGAGGCCGAACCCACGGTCGTGTTCGGGGCCAAGCCCTGCGGCGCGCGCGGCTTCCTCATCTTCGACCGCGTCTACATGGGCAAGAAGTTCCCGGATCCCTATTACATCAATGCCCGCGAAGCCACGGTCTTCGTGACCATGGCCTGTTCGACCGCCAACGTGGAGAACACCTGCTTCTGCCACTGGGTCGGCTCGGGCCCGGCCGACGGCGCCGGCTCGGACGTGCTGCTCACGCCGGTGGCCGGCGGCTACACCGCCGAAGCCCTCACCGACAAGGGGGCGGCCCTGCTGGAGAGCCCCGTCCTTTCCGACGGCGCGGCCAAGGCCGCCGAGGCCGATTCCGTCAAGGCGGCCGCCCGCGAGGCCCTGGGCGAGGCCCCGGATATCAGCACTTCGCCGGCGGCCCTTCTGGCCGCCTTCGACGACATGGACTTCTGGCGCGACCAGTCGGACAAGTGCGTCAGCTGCGGCGCCTGCACCTACCTGTGCCCGACCTGCTACTGCTTCACCATCACCGACGAGCCCACGGGCCAGTCCGGACGGCGCATGCGCTCCTGGGACGCCTGCATGCACTTCCAGTTCACCCTGGAGGCCTCGGGCCACAACCCCCGGCCGACCAAGGCCCATCGCCTCAAAAACCGCGTGGGGCACAAGTTCAGCTATTACCCGACCCTGCACGAGGGGATCATCGCCTGCTGCGGCTGCGGCCGGTGCATCAAGAGCTGCCCGGTCTCGGTGGACATCCGCGAGATCGTGCAAAACGCCGTGGCCAGGGCCAAGGGCTAG
- a CDS encoding 4Fe-4S dicluster domain-containing protein — translation MSRLEELKTRIKEALPGLECVIGWQKGFDPLHNTPLFMRSEADVDKLEWGPFNVHNPAVYLPTLAGKKVGIVVKGCDSRSVVELLQENLINRDNVVIFGMPCEGVIDLSKVKARLAAAGASAGAASAVTTDGKTVSVTAGGQTVAMPLAEVRADKCGRCQFPNAVLADTYVGDPIAPAAPAAAADADLAALDAMSVPERMAFWRYHMERCIRCYACRNACPMCVCRDHCIAQSREPHWLTQEDTATEKLFFQVVHAMHLAGRCTECGECQRACPMDIPVLALKKHLNRTIHDLFSYQAGVDPQAIPPLLQFKLEEDNIKERSW, via the coding sequence GTGTCGCGGCTTGAGGAACTCAAAACCCGCATCAAGGAGGCCCTGCCCGGCCTTGAATGCGTCATCGGCTGGCAGAAGGGTTTCGACCCCCTCCACAACACGCCGCTTTTCATGCGCAGCGAAGCCGATGTGGACAAGCTGGAATGGGGGCCCTTCAACGTCCACAACCCGGCCGTCTACCTGCCGACCCTGGCGGGCAAGAAGGTCGGCATCGTGGTCAAGGGCTGCGACTCCCGTTCGGTGGTCGAGCTGCTCCAGGAAAACCTGATCAACCGCGACAACGTGGTCATCTTCGGCATGCCCTGCGAAGGGGTCATCGACCTGTCCAAGGTCAAGGCCAGGCTCGCCGCCGCCGGCGCCAGCGCCGGCGCGGCCTCGGCCGTGACCACCGACGGCAAGACGGTTTCCGTCACCGCCGGCGGCCAGACCGTGGCCATGCCCCTGGCCGAGGTCCGGGCCGACAAGTGCGGCCGCTGCCAGTTCCCCAACGCGGTCCTGGCCGACACCTACGTGGGCGACCCCATCGCCCCGGCCGCCCCGGCCGCGGCGGCCGACGCCGACCTGGCCGCCCTGGACGCCATGAGCGTGCCCGAGCGCATGGCCTTCTGGCGCTACCACATGGAGCGCTGCATCCGCTGCTACGCCTGCCGCAACGCCTGCCCGATGTGCGTGTGCCGCGACCACTGCATCGCCCAGTCCCGCGAGCCGCACTGGCTGACCCAGGAAGACACGGCCACGGAAAAGCTCTTCTTCCAGGTGGTCCACGCCATGCACCTGGCCGGGCGCTGCACGGAATGCGGCGAATGCCAGCGGGCCTGTCCCATGGACATCCCGGTGCTGGCGCTGAAAAAGCACTTGAACCGGACCATCCACGACCTGTTCAGCTACCAGGCCGGCGTCGATCCGCAAGCGATCCCGCCGCTTTTGCAGTTCAAGCTCGAGGAAGACAACATCAAGGAGCGTAGCTGGTAA
- a CDS encoding hydrogenase iron-sulfur subunit produces the protein MPVLTGKELRIVGFLCNWCSYGGADTAGVGRFNQPTDLRIIRVPCSGRIDPLFIAKTLINGADGVLVSGCHPRDCHYAEGNFYARRRLEVLKRFLPILGIDPGRFDYTWVSASEGQRWQKVVTVFTEQIHALGPAPRYDAVSADMLAKVAGALGQGGNRVAA, from the coding sequence ATGCCAGTCCTGACCGGCAAGGAACTGCGTATCGTCGGATTCCTGTGCAACTGGTGCTCCTACGGCGGCGCGGACACGGCGGGCGTGGGGCGGTTCAATCAGCCCACGGACCTGCGCATCATCCGCGTCCCCTGCTCCGGGCGCATCGATCCGCTTTTTATCGCCAAGACGCTCATTAACGGCGCCGACGGCGTGCTCGTTTCCGGCTGCCATCCCCGCGACTGCCACTACGCCGAAGGCAACTTCTACGCCCGGCGGCGCCTGGAAGTGCTCAAGCGCTTCCTGCCCATCCTCGGCATCGACCCGGGCCGGTTCGACTACACCTGGGTCTCGGCCTCGGAAGGCCAGCGGTGGCAGAAGGTGGTGACGGTTTTCACCGAACAGATTCACGCCCTGGGCCCCGCGCCGCGCTACGACGCCGTATCCGCGGACATGCTGGCCAAGGTGGCCGGAGCGCTCGGCCAAGGAGGCAACCGTGTCGCGGCTTGA